In Campylobacter showae CSUNSWCD, one genomic interval encodes:
- a CDS encoding triose-phosphate isomerase, whose protein sequence is MKFLANLKCNHTRESFREYAEILDANLSANDDVSVFAPASAFDEKKHIFRLGAQNFYPCESGAFTGEIGKAMLDEFEIKDVLIGHSERREILKESEEFLRAKFDFAAKNGWNVIYCIGENLNTNESGATKEFLSRQLENIDLGYKNLVIAYEPIWAIGTGKSASIEQIDEVLSFLKTKANVPLLYGGSVNAANIADIAGIKSCDGVLVGTASWDANNFLNLIRVVS, encoded by the coding sequence TTGAAATTTCTAGCGAATTTAAAGTGTAACCACACAAGAGAGAGCTTTAGAGAGTACGCTGAAATTTTAGATGCAAATTTAAGCGCAAACGACGACGTGAGCGTCTTTGCCCCAGCTAGTGCCTTTGATGAAAAAAAGCATATTTTTAGGCTTGGGGCGCAGAATTTCTACCCTTGCGAGAGTGGGGCATTTACTGGCGAGATCGGCAAGGCGATGCTTGATGAGTTTGAGATCAAAGATGTGCTGATCGGCCACTCTGAGAGGCGTGAAATTTTAAAAGAGAGCGAGGAGTTTTTGCGAGCGAAATTTGACTTTGCCGCAAAAAACGGCTGGAACGTCATCTACTGCATCGGCGAAAATTTAAACACAAATGAAAGCGGAGCGACCAAAGAATTTTTAAGCCGCCAGCTTGAAAATATAGACCTTGGCTATAAAAATCTAGTCATCGCCTACGAGCCGATCTGGGCGATAGGAACTGGCAAGAGTGCTAGCATAGAGCAGATAGATGAGGTGCTAAGTTTTTTAAAGACAAAGGCAAATGTGCCGCTACTTTACGGCGGAAGCGTCAATGCTGCAAATATAGCTGATATCGCAGGTATCAAAAGCTGCGATGGTGTTCTAGTAGGCACAGCCAGCTGGGATGCGAATAATTTTTTAAATTTGATACGCGTTGTCTCGTGA
- the fabI gene encoding enoyl-ACP reductase FabI — MILKGKKGLIVGVANAKSIAYGIAKACHDQGAQMAFTYLNDALKKRVEPIAEEFGSKFVYELDVNNQAHLDGLADRIKADLGEIDFVVHAVAYAPKEALEGEFVNTTKEAFDIAMGTSVYSLLSLTRAVLPVLKEGGSVLTLTYLGGPKFVPHYNVMGVAKAALESSVRYLAHDLGARNIRVNAISAGPIKTLAASGIGDFRMILRYNEVNSPLKRNVTTEDVGNSAMYLLSDLASGVTGEVHYVDCGYNIMGMGDVATDAEGNTILAWDAK, encoded by the coding sequence ATGATTTTAAAAGGTAAAAAAGGTCTGATCGTAGGCGTTGCCAACGCTAAGTCGATAGCTTACGGCATCGCAAAAGCTTGTCACGATCAAGGTGCGCAGATGGCATTTACATATCTAAATGACGCTCTGAAAAAGCGTGTAGAGCCGATAGCTGAGGAGTTTGGTAGCAAATTTGTCTATGAGCTTGACGTAAATAACCAAGCACATTTAGATGGGCTTGCAGATCGCATAAAAGCGGACCTTGGCGAGATCGATTTTGTCGTGCATGCGGTGGCTTACGCACCAAAAGAGGCGCTTGAGGGCGAGTTTGTAAATACCACAAAAGAGGCATTTGACATAGCGATGGGCACTAGCGTTTATTCGCTACTAAGCCTTACTCGCGCGGTTTTGCCAGTGCTAAAAGAGGGCGGCTCGGTGCTAACTCTTACATACCTTGGCGGACCAAAATTTGTGCCACACTACAACGTAATGGGCGTTGCAAAAGCAGCGCTTGAGAGCTCAGTTCGCTACCTAGCACACGACCTTGGCGCTAGAAATATCCGCGTAAATGCGATCAGTGCAGGCCCTATCAAAACGCTTGCTGCAAGCGGAATAGGCGACTTTAGGATGATCTTGCGCTACAACGAAGTAAACAGCCCGCTAAAACGCAACGTCACCACTGAAGACGTCGGCAACAGCGCTATGTATCTGCTTAGCGACCTAGCTAGTGGCGTAACAGGCGAAGTGCACTATGTAGACTGCGGCTACAACATCATGGGCATGGGCGACGTGGCTACCGATGCCGAGGGCAACACGATCCTAGCTTGGGATGCAAAATAA
- a CDS encoding DUF2625 family protein: MRALDELIDVSEPGWALVEEWLKEAKNGYEILPRDESRAQSELLGLQVTTRSPMGALVYGCGGVVIDDGWLRVLGSGCERMKRGIYSFNLGKSFSEPGQMPSYLLVADDVLGGFFAVNGGAFHGKASNVFYYAPDSGKWEDTQLGYSQFLYWVLCGDISKFYELYRWDGWREDVRKFSLDRVMFALPPLLWQDADVRLRLKEMKKEGVDIDEYFASVLNGGE, from the coding sequence ATGAGAGCTTTAGACGAGCTTATAGACGTCAGCGAGCCAGGCTGGGCGCTAGTAGAAGAGTGGCTAAAAGAGGCTAAAAATGGCTATGAAATTTTGCCCCGAGATGAGAGCAGGGCGCAAAGTGAGCTTTTGGGACTTCAGGTCACTACTCGCTCGCCGATGGGAGCGCTTGTTTATGGGTGCGGTGGCGTAGTGATAGATGACGGTTGGCTGCGTGTGCTGGGCTCTGGATGTGAGCGTATGAAGCGCGGAATTTATAGCTTCAATCTTGGCAAAAGTTTTAGCGAGCCAGGGCAAATGCCTAGCTATTTGCTTGTAGCAGACGATGTTTTGGGCGGATTTTTCGCGGTAAATGGCGGTGCTTTTCATGGCAAAGCCAGCAACGTCTTTTACTACGCACCAGATAGCGGCAAATGGGAAGATACGCAGCTTGGCTACTCGCAGTTTTTGTACTGGGTGCTGTGCGGCGATATATCTAAATTTTATGAGCTCTACCGCTGGGATGGCTGGCGCGAGGATGTGCGTAAATTTAGCCTTGATAGGGTGATGTTTGCGTTGCCACCACTTCTTTGGCAAGACGCCGACGTAAGGCTAAGGCTAAAAGAGATGAAAAAAGAGGGCGTTGATATCGATGAGTATTTTGCTTCCGTTCTTAACGGCGGCGAGTAA
- a CDS encoding NADH:flavin oxidoreductase/NADH oxidase, with product MQSLLFSPLKIGDLQIKNRIVMPPMCMYKAKNENGCPRCFHRLHYAARALGGVGLIIVEATAVEPRGRITSRDLGLWNDEQLEAHARLVKECIKYGAVMAVQLAHAGRKSECEDLIAPSTVKFSESYKTPRQMSAEDIVSVKQSFVQAAIRAERAGYSATEIHAAHGYLISEFLSPEINLRDDEYGGSFENRTRFLKEILSEVKAAVQIPVGVRISADSWVKGDWSLEDSVRLAKELEALGAAFIHVSAGGFFEHTDSAPAFTPLYQAGYAKAVKQAVSIPVIAVGLITKASEGEALLLGGVCDAVAYGRELLRNPNFAQAAMSELGCSELIENSYKRAFK from the coding sequence ATGCAAAGCTTGCTTTTTTCGCCGCTAAAAATCGGTGATCTGCAGATCAAAAACCGCATCGTGATGCCGCCGATGTGCATGTATAAGGCTAAAAACGAGAACGGCTGTCCTAGATGCTTTCACCGCTTGCACTACGCCGCTCGCGCGCTAGGAGGCGTCGGGCTCATCATCGTCGAAGCTACGGCGGTCGAGCCTAGAGGCAGGATCACGAGCCGCGATCTGGGGCTATGGAACGACGAGCAGCTAGAGGCACACGCCAGACTCGTCAAAGAGTGCATCAAATACGGCGCCGTAATGGCCGTCCAGCTCGCGCATGCCGGCAGAAAAAGCGAATGCGAGGATCTGATCGCGCCTAGCACGGTAAAATTTAGCGAGAGCTACAAAACGCCGAGACAGATGAGCGCGGAGGATATCGTCTCGGTCAAGCAAAGCTTCGTCCAAGCAGCAATCAGAGCCGAGCGCGCAGGATACTCCGCGACCGAGATCCACGCCGCGCACGGCTATCTCATCAGCGAATTTCTCTCGCCTGAGATCAATCTGCGAGACGACGAATATGGCGGGAGCTTTGAAAATCGCACGAGATTTTTAAAAGAAATTTTAAGCGAGGTAAAAGCCGCGGTGCAAATCCCCGTCGGCGTGCGCATAAGCGCGGATAGCTGGGTAAAAGGCGACTGGAGCCTAGAAGATAGCGTACGGCTAGCAAAAGAGCTCGAGGCTTTGGGCGCGGCGTTTATCCATGTCTCGGCGGGCGGATTTTTTGAGCATACGGATAGCGCGCCTGCGTTTACTCCGCTTTATCAAGCTGGCTATGCTAAGGCGGTAAAGCAGGCCGTTAGCATCCCAGTAATCGCGGTTGGACTCATAACAAAGGCATCCGAGGGCGAGGCGCTGCTACTAGGCGGCGTTTGCGACGCGGTGGCTTATGGCAGAGAGCTGCTGCGAAATCCAAATTTTGCGCAGGCTGCCATGAGCGAGCTAGGGTGCTCTGAGCTGATAGAAAACTCGTATAAGAGGGCGTTTAAGTAA
- a CDS encoding energy transducer TonB gives MKTSLSRQQLNRRASFTGLGVSILLHSILIGSFIKFYEEIKPMPEEKSVKIALNTFTPPAAPLPPAPTPPAPPPPAPPAPPPPEPVVTPPEPPKPVEPPKPIEKPKPVEKPKPIEKPVEKPKPKPKPTPKPVKTPEPEPQVAQVVPPAQPSPPTPTPPATQPSSTPSSNVKSNLPPSGAQTVGEINFSDPSASSNFNRDKYQKAIKKHLRYPKRAQKMRHQGIAHVRFLFKKDGTVSDIKIVKSSGFDTLDEAAIDTIKRAAPDFEKLDRDYIMTIPIGFTLN, from the coding sequence ATGAAAACTTCGCTATCACGACAACAACTGAATAGACGCGCCAGCTTTACGGGGCTTGGCGTTTCTATCCTGTTGCACTCTATCCTCATCGGATCTTTTATCAAATTTTACGAAGAGATAAAACCTATGCCGGAAGAAAAAAGCGTTAAGATAGCGCTAAATACTTTTACGCCGCCAGCAGCTCCGCTCCCGCCGGCACCTACCCCGCCTGCCCCGCCGCCTCCGGCACCGCCTGCGCCTCCTCCGCCTGAACCTGTCGTCACGCCGCCAGAACCGCCAAAACCGGTTGAGCCGCCTAAGCCGATAGAAAAACCAAAACCAGTGGAGAAACCAAAACCGATAGAAAAGCCTGTGGAAAAACCAAAGCCAAAGCCTAAACCTACGCCAAAACCGGTTAAAACGCCTGAGCCAGAACCGCAAGTAGCGCAGGTAGTACCGCCCGCACAGCCGTCGCCGCCGACCCCTACGCCGCCCGCGACACAGCCAAGTAGCACTCCAAGCTCGAACGTAAAATCAAATTTACCGCCTAGCGGAGCCCAAACGGTCGGAGAGATTAATTTTTCAGATCCTTCTGCAAGTAGTAATTTTAATAGGGATAAGTACCAAAAGGCTATTAAAAAGCATCTTAGGTATCCAAAGCGAGCTCAAAAAATGCGCCATCAAGGCATAGCTCATGTCAGGTTTTTGTTTAAAAAAGATGGAACTGTTAGCGACATAAAAATCGTAAAAAGTTCAGGCTTTGATACATTAGACGAGGCTGCAATAGACACCATAAAAAGAGCAGCTCCAGATTTTGAAAAGCTAGATAGAGATTACATCATGACAATTCCTATTGGCTTTACACTGAATTAG
- the exbD gene encoding TonB system transport protein ExbD, with the protein MPKKEGLNVIPLIDIMLVLLAIVLSISTFIAQGNIKIDLPNSESAEKKQDEKDKIAVLINKDNEFFIGEEKIAEENLKEKLNEIKNETLIELKSDKESKFDSFIKVIDILKEKNHENFAITTTTE; encoded by the coding sequence ATGCCTAAAAAAGAGGGATTAAACGTAATCCCGCTCATAGATATTATGCTAGTTTTGCTAGCTATCGTGCTTAGCATCTCTACCTTTATCGCTCAGGGCAATATCAAAATCGACCTGCCAAACAGCGAGAGCGCGGAAAAAAAGCAAGACGAAAAAGACAAAATCGCCGTTTTAATTAATAAAGATAATGAATTTTTTATAGGCGAAGAGAAAATCGCCGAGGAAAATTTAAAAGAAAAGCTAAACGAGATAAAAAACGAAACGTTAATAGAACTCAAAAGCGATAAAGAGAGTAAATTCGACTCGTTTATCAAGGTTATCGACATACTAAAAGAAAAGAATCATGAAAACTTCGCTATCACGACAACAACTGAATAG
- the exbB gene encoding TonB-system energizer ExbB yields MEFLKHNVDYVIIGILGLMSFTVVWLTIERLIFYANVKFENYKNQDDFEESVTRNLTTLYIVYSNAPYIGLLGTVAGIMVTFYDMGMSGGIDTKSIMVGLSLALKATALGLIVAIPTLMIYNAFMRKVDVLVNRYKASRENA; encoded by the coding sequence ATGGAATTTCTCAAACACAACGTCGATTACGTTATCATCGGTATTTTAGGGCTTATGAGTTTTACGGTAGTGTGGCTTACGATAGAGCGCTTGATCTTTTACGCAAACGTTAAATTTGAAAATTATAAGAATCAAGACGACTTTGAAGAGAGCGTAACCAGAAATTTAACAACGCTTTATATCGTTTATTCAAATGCGCCATATATCGGGCTTTTGGGTACGGTTGCGGGCATCATGGTAACCTTTTACGACATGGGTATGAGCGGTGGCATCGATACTAAAAGCATCATGGTCGGCCTGTCTCTCGCGCTAAAAGCAACCGCGCTAGGCCTCATCGTCGCGATACCTACGCTAATGATCTACAACGCGTTTATGAGAAAAGTGGACGTTTTAGTAAACCGCTACAAGGCTTCACGTGAGAATGCCTAA